One stretch of Chthoniobacterales bacterium DNA includes these proteins:
- a CDS encoding four helix bundle protein produces MSYRDLEIWKLARDAAVAVHRMTIRDLPKFEMYEEGSQIRRSVKSIRSNIVEGYGRRRYKQEFIRFLVFAHASCDETIDHLEGLSETESLTNETTYQDLQARLDLLGRKLNVFIEGVEREHRTPTSHPASRIPHPTS; encoded by the coding sequence GTGAGCTATCGAGATCTTGAGATTTGGAAACTGGCCCGGGACGCCGCGGTTGCCGTCCATCGGATGACGATTCGGGATCTGCCGAAATTCGAGATGTACGAAGAAGGGAGCCAGATTCGGCGCTCGGTGAAATCGATCCGCTCGAATATCGTCGAAGGTTACGGGCGGCGTCGTTACAAACAGGAATTCATTCGCTTTCTCGTCTTCGCCCACGCGTCTTGCGACGAGACCATCGACCATCTGGAAGGGCTCTCTGAAACCGAATCGTTGACGAACGAAACGACCTACCAGGATTTACAAGCACGGCTCGATCTCCTCGGTCGGAAGCTGAACGTGTTCATCGAAGGCGTGGAGCGCGAGCATCGTACGCCCACCTCGCATCCCGCATCCCGAATCCCGCATCCCACTTCATGA
- a CDS encoding ABC transporter ATP-binding protein, protein MAGIILKNLSVARTSLAPESGLHLEIGDREFVVLTGPRGSGISTILRMIAGLEPSQGETLVDGRPLNGIPPKDRDVALVSKDYAPYPRMSVFDNLALGLRRRKFSAAEIKKRILDVAEILGLQALLDRDADSLGQEERQRVALARAMVLQPKTFLFDEPFSSLGTEVRLRGRAEIKRLHQRLPATIVYATHDPVDAMAMGSRTVVINRGMVQQDGSAESIYEQPANLFVAGFVGNPPMNLVHGTLKQDRDSLLFSEAGDGTIEVRLPGSRFPEARDFAGKPIVLGVRPEDLELCALAAGTGPVERASTRFRALVDRVEPGGAETTLHLQTGAHGLVCRTRRGMERREGGFRAQFEIKVEKTHLFDAESGGRIMQET, encoded by the coding sequence ATGGCTGGAATTATTTTGAAGAATCTCTCGGTTGCTCGGACCAGCCTCGCTCCGGAGAGCGGGCTTCATCTCGAGATTGGCGACCGGGAATTTGTGGTTCTCACGGGACCGCGTGGCTCTGGGATTTCCACCATTCTGCGGATGATCGCGGGCTTGGAACCGTCGCAAGGGGAGACTTTGGTCGATGGCCGTCCGCTCAACGGGATTCCGCCGAAAGACCGGGATGTTGCGCTCGTTTCGAAAGACTACGCGCCTTACCCGCGGATGTCGGTCTTCGACAACCTGGCTCTCGGATTGCGACGCCGGAAATTTTCCGCGGCCGAAATTAAGAAACGCATTCTGGATGTGGCGGAAATACTCGGGTTGCAGGCGTTGCTTGATCGCGATGCCGATTCGCTGGGTCAGGAGGAACGGCAGCGCGTCGCTCTGGCCCGGGCGATGGTGCTTCAACCGAAGACGTTCCTTTTTGATGAGCCGTTCTCAAGTCTTGGGACCGAGGTGCGGCTTCGCGGACGAGCGGAAATCAAAAGGCTCCACCAGCGTTTGCCCGCGACAATCGTTTACGCGACCCACGATCCGGTTGACGCAATGGCAATGGGGTCTCGGACCGTGGTAATCAATCGCGGGATGGTGCAACAGGATGGGAGCGCCGAGTCGATTTACGAGCAGCCGGCGAACCTATTTGTGGCTGGATTCGTCGGGAACCCGCCGATGAATCTGGTTCACGGGACGCTGAAGCAGGATCGCGATTCTCTTCTCTTTTCGGAAGCGGGGGATGGCACAATCGAAGTGCGCCTGCCGGGTTCTCGATTTCCAGAAGCGCGAGACTTTGCGGGCAAGCCAATCGTTCTGGGGGTCCGTCCGGAAGACCTCGAGCTTTGCGCTCTGGCGGCTGGCACTGGGCCGGTTGAGCGCGCGTCGACCCGCTTCCGGGCCTTGGTGGATCGGGTTGAGCCCGGGGGAGCCGAGACGACCCTTCATCTTCAGACCGGGGCTCATGGGTTGGTTTGCCGGACTCGCCGGGGAATGGAGAGGCGTGAGGGCGGGTTTCGAGCCCAATTCGAGATCAAAGTGGAAAAAACGCACCTTTTTGACGCAGAATCCGGAGGCCGGATTATGCAAGAAACGTAA
- a CDS encoding alpha-1,4-glucan--maltose-1-phosphate maltosyltransferase → MLRPFPTAVIENLQPLVDGGRYMVKRVVGDDLVVEADVFQDGHDVVAAALKWRQLGETQWHETPMAHVDNDRWRGVCTLYENSIYEYTVEAWTDTFRGWQHEFSKKFEAGLANLSSETLEGAALLDGAADRADDQADAARLRELGEAIRAGQPADVNAIAHSGELDVLMATYPDRASATQYGPAPRVVVDRKEARTAAWYEFFPRSAEGRADRGSTFRDAIPRVDDARAMGFDVIYFPPIHPIGQTNRKGRNNSVTCEPGEPGVPYAIGSEWGGHKAIEPALGTFEDFAWLENEIRSRGMEIALDFAINCSPDHPYVREHPEWFYKRPDGTIKYAENPPKKYQDIYPLNFRCQNWRALWEEMKSIILFWAERGVRIFRVDNPHTKPVAFWEFLISGVRAKYPDVIFLSEAFTKPKMMKALAKAGFTQSYTYFTWRTAKAELVEYFTELTQTGMREYFRGNLWPNTPDILPFHLQEGGRPSFLIRSVLAATLSSVYGIYSGFELCENEALPGREEYLDSEKYQWKARDWDAPGNIKDWIARLNRIRKENRALQLYDNLKFYWAENDAILCYGKMTAARDNIILVVVNLDPTQSQNSYVHVPLGDFGPMDADVYQVHDLLTDARYLWRGERNYVELHPQHPAHIFRVRRWLAGEKFV, encoded by the coding sequence ATGCTCCGGCCTTTTCCGACCGCTGTTATTGAGAATCTGCAACCGCTCGTCGATGGCGGGCGCTACATGGTGAAGCGGGTCGTGGGTGACGATCTGGTGGTGGAAGCCGATGTTTTCCAGGACGGTCACGACGTGGTCGCGGCGGCCTTGAAATGGCGTCAGCTGGGTGAGACGCAATGGCACGAGACGCCCATGGCCCACGTCGACAATGATCGTTGGCGAGGCGTTTGCACCCTCTACGAAAATTCGATCTACGAATACACCGTCGAAGCCTGGACCGACACGTTCCGCGGCTGGCAGCACGAGTTTTCCAAGAAGTTCGAAGCGGGCCTGGCGAATTTGTCGAGCGAGACATTAGAAGGGGCGGCATTGCTGGATGGGGCAGCGGACCGCGCGGATGATCAGGCGGATGCAGCTCGGCTTCGCGAACTTGGGGAGGCCATCCGAGCGGGGCAGCCGGCTGATGTCAATGCGATCGCTCATTCGGGGGAGCTCGATGTTTTGATGGCAACCTATCCGGACCGGGCCAGCGCCACCCAATATGGCCCCGCACCACGCGTCGTGGTCGATCGCAAGGAAGCGAGAACCGCGGCCTGGTACGAGTTTTTTCCGCGCTCGGCCGAAGGCCGTGCCGATCGAGGCTCCACTTTTCGCGATGCCATTCCCCGCGTAGACGACGCCAGGGCAATGGGGTTCGACGTGATTTATTTCCCGCCGATCCATCCGATCGGCCAGACCAATCGGAAGGGTCGCAACAATTCTGTCACTTGCGAACCGGGTGAGCCCGGGGTGCCCTACGCGATCGGCAGCGAGTGGGGCGGTCATAAGGCGATCGAACCGGCCCTCGGTACCTTTGAGGATTTCGCCTGGCTGGAGAATGAAATCCGCAGTCGCGGAATGGAGATCGCACTCGATTTTGCGATCAATTGCTCCCCTGATCACCCCTACGTGAGGGAACATCCCGAATGGTTTTACAAGCGGCCGGACGGGACGATCAAGTATGCCGAAAATCCTCCGAAGAAATACCAGGACATCTATCCGCTGAATTTTCGCTGCCAAAACTGGCGCGCGCTCTGGGAAGAGATGAAGAGCATTATTCTCTTCTGGGCCGAACGCGGGGTGCGGATCTTTCGAGTGGATAATCCCCACACCAAGCCGGTCGCGTTTTGGGAATTCCTCATTTCCGGAGTCCGGGCGAAGTATCCGGACGTGATCTTTCTGTCCGAGGCTTTCACGAAACCGAAGATGATGAAGGCGCTGGCCAAGGCCGGTTTTACCCAGAGCTACACCTACTTCACGTGGCGGACCGCCAAAGCCGAGTTGGTCGAATATTTCACCGAACTCACGCAGACCGGGATGCGGGAATATTTTCGCGGCAATCTCTGGCCAAACACGCCTGACATTCTGCCGTTTCATTTGCAGGAGGGTGGCCGGCCTTCCTTCCTGATTCGCTCGGTCCTGGCGGCGACGTTGTCGAGTGTCTACGGCATCTACAGCGGTTTCGAGTTATGCGAGAACGAAGCGCTGCCGGGCCGAGAGGAATATCTCGATTCGGAAAAATACCAATGGAAAGCCCGTGATTGGGACGCGCCGGGTAATATCAAGGATTGGATCGCGCGCCTGAACCGCATCCGGAAAGAAAACCGGGCCTTGCAGTTATACGATAACCTCAAGTTCTACTGGGCCGAGAACGACGCCATTCTCTGTTACGGAAAGATGACGGCGGCGCGTGATAACATCATTCTGGTGGTGGTGAATCTCGATCCCACCCAGTCGCAGAATTCCTATGTTCACGTTCCGCTGGGGGACTTCGGGCCGATGGATGCTGACGTTTATCAGGTGCACGATCTTCTCACGGACGCCCGTTATCTTTGGCGGGGGGAGCGAAATTACGTCGAGCTTCATCCACAGCATCCGGCCCACATTTTCCGGGTGCGCCGGTGGCTGGCGGGGGAAAAGTTTGTTTGA
- a CDS encoding glycine cleavage T C-terminal barrel domain-containing protein — protein MTPSPKARRGIFLDCSSRAKLRIAGADAVRFLNGQISNDLRKASADAALQASILNAKGKLNGHVYLSADGDAFFLDADSELREALLARLDRYIIADDVQLEDVTDRYTIFHVEGEPPPLITRPARTILATRFGWLGRDLWFESAEAEKVRGELADSFAFCDDACAEVLRIEQGIPRWGRELTDEIIPLEANLEATSIDYHKGCYIGQEVISRMKMSGQTNKRLCGLISVSGEPLGPDLRLVAGTDERKEAGWITSATRSPRLEKEIALGYVKRGYFSEGTRLYAAKAGESDGNADVMVEVVSLPFV, from the coding sequence ATGACGCCATCTCCCAAGGCCAGGCGCGGCATTTTCCTGGACTGCTCGAGCCGCGCGAAGTTGCGGATTGCCGGCGCCGACGCCGTCCGTTTTCTGAATGGGCAAATTAGCAACGATTTGCGGAAAGCCTCCGCCGATGCCGCCCTGCAAGCGTCGATCCTGAATGCGAAGGGAAAGTTGAATGGTCATGTTTACCTCTCGGCGGACGGCGATGCGTTTTTCCTCGACGCCGATTCCGAGCTTCGCGAAGCGCTCCTGGCCCGGCTGGACCGGTATATTATTGCCGACGACGTCCAACTCGAGGATGTGACCGATCGATACACGATTTTTCACGTTGAAGGCGAACCGCCGCCGCTTATTACGCGGCCGGCAAGAACCATTCTCGCCACGCGCTTTGGCTGGCTCGGTCGGGACCTTTGGTTCGAGAGTGCCGAGGCGGAAAAAGTTCGTGGCGAACTGGCGGACAGCTTCGCCTTTTGTGACGATGCTTGTGCCGAAGTTCTGCGAATCGAACAGGGGATTCCGCGTTGGGGCCGGGAATTGACGGACGAAATCATCCCGCTGGAGGCGAATTTGGAGGCGACCTCGATCGACTACCACAAGGGTTGCTATATCGGGCAGGAAGTAATTTCCCGAATGAAGATGTCGGGCCAAACCAACAAACGGTTGTGCGGTTTGATTTCCGTTTCCGGAGAGCCGCTTGGCCCGGATTTGCGTCTCGTGGCTGGCACCGACGAGCGCAAGGAAGCCGGCTGGATTACCAGCGCCACCCGGAGCCCCCGGTTGGAAAAGGAAATCGCCCTTGGCTATGTGAAGCGCGGTTATTTTTCGGAGGGCACCCGGCTTTACGCGGCCAAGGCCGGCGAGTCCGATGGAAATGCCGATGTAATGGTCGAGGTTGTCTCGCTCCCGTTTGTTTAG
- a CDS encoding biopolymer transporter ExbD gives MNLRRHATPQHPGIQLAPLVDVLLLLLIFFLMTWNAARNENELDVKIPKASSAKEKATPIGDVVVNVKADGNVVVNRRTLTAAELGDMLRNLVQLYPDQAVVIRGDETGAYKNVVGVLNICSEAGVTNVAFATAK, from the coding sequence ATGAACTTGCGCCGGCACGCCACTCCGCAGCATCCCGGGATCCAGCTCGCGCCGCTCGTCGACGTTCTTCTCCTCCTGCTGATCTTTTTTCTCATGACCTGGAATGCGGCCCGGAATGAGAATGAGCTCGACGTTAAAATCCCAAAGGCGTCGTCCGCAAAGGAAAAAGCGACGCCGATCGGCGATGTCGTTGTGAATGTGAAAGCAGACGGCAACGTGGTCGTTAATCGGCGCACCCTGACCGCGGCTGAGCTTGGCGATATGCTCAGGAACCTGGTGCAACTTTATCCCGACCAGGCGGTCGTCATTCGGGGAGATGAGACCGGCGCCTACAAGAACGTGGTGGGCGTTCTCAATATTTGCAGCGAAGCCGGCGTGACTAACGTGGCTTTCGCCACGGCAAAATGA
- a CDS encoding MotA/TolQ/ExbB proton channel family protein, which translates to MNNLFALFAGALPFLAQTPAPLAPDMPRTKSILDTLIAAGPVIIPLFILSIIFVMLVVVYLLTIRRGSVVSSGFMATADALLRKRDYLGLLAVSNRHGEAIARVVQKMLDFTTKNPSADFAQVREIAETEGTRVASSLNNRVIYLADIGMIAPMLGLLGTVFGIIKSFGALGSDLGTARYALLSSGVSQALINTAAGLAIGIPAMIFYAYFRGRVQRIISELESAVTHILALLSLQYNKRTPERAPVLLEDEF; encoded by the coding sequence ATGAATAATCTCTTCGCGCTGTTTGCGGGCGCACTGCCTTTTCTGGCACAGACTCCGGCCCCGTTGGCTCCTGATATGCCGCGCACGAAGTCCATTCTGGACACCCTCATTGCCGCGGGACCGGTCATTATTCCGCTGTTCATCCTCTCCATCATCTTTGTCATGCTGGTGGTGGTGTATCTTCTTACCATTCGTCGGGGCTCGGTGGTCTCCAGCGGTTTTATGGCCACTGCCGACGCGTTGCTTCGAAAGCGCGATTACCTGGGATTGCTCGCGGTTTCCAATCGTCACGGCGAAGCGATCGCGCGGGTTGTGCAAAAGATGCTCGATTTCACCACCAAGAATCCGAGCGCCGATTTCGCGCAAGTTCGGGAAATCGCGGAGACAGAGGGCACGCGCGTCGCCTCGAGTCTGAACAATCGAGTTATTTATCTGGCGGATATCGGCATGATCGCGCCGATGCTGGGATTACTTGGAACGGTCTTCGGCATTATCAAGTCGTTCGGCGCGCTGGGCTCCGACCTTGGTACCGCCCGTTACGCGCTGCTCTCGAGCGGCGTGAGCCAGGCGCTGATCAATACCGCGGCTGGGCTGGCCATCGGCATTCCCGCGATGATTTTCTACGCCTACTTCCGGGGGCGCGTACAAAGGATCATTTCGGAGTTGGAATCGGCCGTGACCCATATCCTGGCGCTGCTTTCCTTGCAGTACAACAAGCGGACCCCGGAACGTGCGCCGGTCCTGCTCGAAGATGAATTCTAA